A region from the Paenarthrobacter aurescens genome encodes:
- a CDS encoding GNAT family N-acetyltransferase, producing the protein MAAVSQEQSFDIRKATPEDWPGIWSILQPVIREGETFTWDRDTSEETARSKWIKDAPGQTFVAVARDTGEVLGTGEFHANQAGGGSHVANAGYMVGANNSGQGIARALCAYSLSEAKAAGFRSMQYNAVVESNVRAVWLWQSMGFRILATVPEAFNHPEIGYVGLHVMYRKL; encoded by the coding sequence GTGGCCGCTGTGAGCCAAGAACAATCCTTTGACATCCGTAAAGCAACGCCGGAGGACTGGCCCGGGATATGGTCCATCCTGCAGCCGGTGATCCGCGAGGGCGAGACCTTTACCTGGGATCGCGACACCAGCGAGGAAACGGCCAGGTCCAAGTGGATCAAGGACGCTCCGGGCCAGACCTTCGTGGCGGTGGCCCGGGACACCGGCGAAGTCCTGGGAACGGGTGAGTTCCACGCCAACCAGGCCGGTGGCGGAAGCCATGTTGCCAACGCCGGATACATGGTGGGGGCCAACAACTCAGGCCAAGGCATTGCCCGGGCCCTGTGCGCCTACTCCCTGAGTGAAGCCAAGGCCGCGGGGTTCCGTTCCATGCAGTACAACGCCGTGGTGGAGAGCAACGTCCGTGCGGTGTGGTTATGGCAGTCCATGGGCTTCAGGATTCTGGCTACGGTTCCTGAAGCTTTCAACCATCCGGAAATCGGCTACGTGGGCCTGCACGTGATGTACCGGAAGCTCTAG